The proteins below come from a single Roseiflexus sp. RS-1 genomic window:
- the argS gene encoding arginine--tRNA ligase, translating to MEYALDRFVREARAVIASTNLVDEHLIELVTPKPNIPADLAFPTFRAAKEAGIAPPQLAQRIVEKAQVPAGSLIGSVEATGPFVNFSLDAPGLAAAVLDEVERLGARYGSDDQGAGKTIVIDYSSPNVAKTMHVGHIRSTIIGQSLYHIFDFLGYRVIGDNHLGDWGKQFGMNIAAIVRWGKPEGDDEDAIAALDKLYARYSALVKEDEALRAEAARWAKRLEQNDPEALAKREWIAELQARAAQPNHDDEARAWSLKLEQGDPLARELWQWMVDLTIKANQRNYDRLGVRFDYVLGESFYAPMLDALIEEAIEKRVAYRDEDGAVVVDDLAPELPTFLLQRSDSGTLYHTRDLACIVYREREFHPAKIIYVVDARQELHFRQLFALARAMGYAQDIELIHVRFGTIFDQQGRPLSTRAGNMVYLADLLDEAHARARAVVEQASPDLSEAEKEAIAEAVGVGAVIYNDLYQDPRRDIRLDWERMLAIEGNSAPYIQYMHARCCSILRKAAEEGIAAEGGDAALLTHPSETAVIKQLAKLPGAVREAGERYAPFVIAEWCYETARALSAFYRDCSVLRAETPALRAARLRLVAATAQGLRNGLALLGIKAPERM from the coding sequence ATGGAGTACGCACTTGATCGCTTCGTTCGTGAAGCGCGCGCTGTTATTGCCAGCACCAATCTGGTCGACGAACACCTGATCGAACTCGTCACGCCCAAGCCCAACATCCCGGCTGATCTGGCGTTTCCGACGTTCCGCGCCGCGAAAGAGGCGGGGATCGCGCCGCCGCAACTGGCGCAGCGTATCGTCGAAAAGGCGCAGGTTCCTGCCGGCTCGCTCATCGGCTCGGTCGAGGCGACCGGTCCGTTTGTCAATTTCAGTCTCGACGCTCCAGGTCTGGCAGCAGCGGTTCTCGACGAGGTCGAGCGACTCGGCGCGCGGTACGGCAGCGACGATCAGGGCGCCGGGAAGACGATCGTCATCGATTATTCGTCGCCGAACGTTGCAAAAACCATGCACGTCGGGCACATTCGTTCGACGATCATCGGGCAATCGCTGTACCACATCTTCGATTTCCTCGGGTATCGCGTCATTGGCGATAACCATCTGGGCGATTGGGGAAAACAGTTCGGCATGAATATCGCCGCGATTGTGCGGTGGGGCAAACCGGAGGGTGATGACGAAGACGCGATTGCTGCGCTCGACAAACTGTATGCGCGCTACAGTGCGCTTGTCAAAGAGGATGAGGCGCTGCGTGCAGAAGCGGCGCGGTGGGCAAAGCGCCTCGAACAGAACGACCCGGAGGCGCTGGCAAAACGTGAATGGATCGCCGAATTGCAGGCGCGCGCAGCGCAACCGAACCACGACGATGAAGCCCGCGCCTGGTCGCTCAAACTCGAACAGGGTGATCCACTGGCGCGCGAGTTGTGGCAATGGATGGTCGATCTGACCATCAAAGCCAACCAGCGCAACTATGATCGTCTGGGGGTGCGGTTCGATTACGTCCTGGGTGAAAGTTTCTACGCGCCGATGCTGGATGCGTTGATCGAGGAAGCTATCGAGAAGCGCGTCGCCTATCGTGATGAGGATGGCGCGGTTGTGGTCGATGACCTGGCGCCGGAGTTGCCAACGTTCCTGCTGCAACGCAGCGACAGCGGCACGCTCTACCACACGCGCGATCTGGCGTGCATCGTTTACCGCGAGCGTGAGTTTCATCCGGCGAAGATCATCTACGTGGTCGATGCCCGTCAGGAACTCCACTTTCGTCAACTGTTCGCGCTGGCGCGCGCGATGGGATACGCCCAGGATATTGAACTGATCCATGTCAGGTTTGGAACGATCTTCGATCAGCAAGGTCGCCCACTCTCGACTCGCGCTGGCAACATGGTCTACCTGGCAGACCTGCTCGACGAAGCGCACGCCCGTGCGCGCGCCGTTGTTGAACAGGCAAGCCCCGACCTGTCGGAGGCGGAAAAAGAGGCGATCGCCGAAGCAGTCGGCGTCGGCGCGGTGATCTACAACGACCTGTATCAGGATCCGCGCCGCGACATCCGGCTCGATTGGGAGCGTATGCTGGCGATTGAGGGAAACAGTGCGCCCTACATCCAGTATATGCATGCGCGTTGCTGCTCGATCCTGCGCAAAGCCGCAGAAGAAGGGATTGCCGCTGAAGGGGGCGATGCCGCGCTCCTGACCCATCCTTCAGAGACAGCGGTCATCAAACAACTGGCAAAACTTCCTGGCGCAGTCCGCGAAGCGGGTGAACGGTATGCGCCGTTCGTCATCGCCGAATGGTGTTATGAGACGGCGCGGGCGCTGTCAGCATTCTACCGCGATTGTTCAGTTCTCAGGGCGGAGACGCCCGCCCTGCGTGCTGCACGTTTGCGCCTGGTTGCAGCGACGGCACAGGGGTTGCGGAATGGTCTGGCGCTCCTTGGCATCAAGGCGCCTGAGCGCATGTAA
- a CDS encoding HAD-IIA family hydrolase — translation MIPELNRFTAVIFDMDGVLYRGSRALPGVNELLALFDARGVIYACCTNNATMTPAQYEAKLAAMGIRMPAARIVTSSVATRRWLETQAPRGTGVFVIGMDGLRSALFDDGYFVEDDEHPAFVVVGMDFEVTYRRLRKACLLIRAGARFIGTNPDTTFPAEDGIVPGCGALLALLRVSTETEPFVIGKPGPTMFRAAIEILGADATRTLTIGDRLDTDIAGARAAGLASALVLTGVTTPAMLEQSAIQPDFVFRDLIELREAWAGA, via the coding sequence ATGATACCCGAATTGAACCGCTTCACTGCGGTGATCTTCGATATGGACGGCGTGTTGTACCGCGGGTCGCGGGCATTGCCGGGGGTGAACGAGCTGCTGGCGCTGTTCGATGCGCGCGGCGTGATCTATGCCTGCTGCACCAACAACGCCACAATGACCCCTGCTCAGTACGAAGCCAAACTCGCAGCAATGGGGATCCGTATGCCAGCTGCGCGCATTGTCACGTCATCGGTGGCGACGCGACGCTGGCTCGAAACGCAGGCGCCGCGCGGCACGGGCGTGTTTGTGATCGGTATGGATGGTCTGCGCAGTGCGCTCTTCGATGATGGCTACTTCGTGGAAGACGATGAACATCCGGCATTCGTCGTGGTCGGCATGGACTTCGAGGTGACCTACCGCCGCCTGCGTAAGGCATGCCTGCTCATCCGCGCTGGCGCGCGTTTCATTGGCACAAATCCCGATACAACGTTCCCGGCGGAGGACGGGATCGTGCCAGGGTGCGGCGCGTTACTGGCGCTCCTGCGCGTCAGCACCGAAACCGAACCGTTCGTCATCGGCAAGCCCGGACCCACCATGTTCCGCGCTGCTATCGAGATTCTGGGGGCGGACGCTACGCGCACGCTGACCATCGGCGACCGACTCGACACCGACATCGCTGGCGCCCGCGCTGCGGGGCTTGCCAGTGCGCTGGTGTTGACCGGCGTCACGACGCCTGCCATGCTGGAACAGAGCGCCATTCAGCCGGATTTTGTCTTCCGTGATCTGATCGAACTGCGCGAAGCCTGGGCAGGCGCATAA
- a CDS encoding RNA-binding domain-containing protein, translating into MSQNGNGSSGGMRWFRADLHIHTPASEDYAEPEVTFLDILQEAERRGLDIIAFTDHNTVRGYELMRQEIEFLQTLERQQRITEEEQVRLNEYRRLLAHITVLPGFEFTSHYGAHILGIFAPDRPISLIEATLLQLGVPPDLLKKGACSIADTRHVTDAYEIINRAGGIVIAPHANGPNGVITETLRMGTSGQARVAATQHPALHALEFINFYTDHEKFTSPTFYNGKTEHYERRMFCIQGSDAHRLRRVNAGEGNGWHRHGIGDRYVELLLPAPTFQALKELFGSQDFDRVRVPKRDQKQWEIDTLRFGAQSDRQVLRAETDAETLWQDVAALANVGGGTLIVGGTGAELTGVEHPDQLSEMLRRSVQENLTPQPYLIFELIAYEGRDLLRVEVRATESPPYVGRNGVIYTRQEGKTVIADRAEIIQLCRRALAEGAATPLDNGQELDLPRSGVEIVDAQKRAGVWLYEVRDLRTTSGVTRDHAQGLWAYAISRYEDVREGRIDLQSQVKWKGRLGLWRAYRQGNRTKYDLVHRDVNGVIDHIFFGVSDWGLSPAWQALISDRAGDAIEHEPRSFGDDAPPGDPDQFEEPGHSEAPWGDRRPRWRGRGGVWRIGRDAQGNVYFDLMMRSKEGDEIKEYPGVPREKLTEAWMNLIRVPRPRTGIEVVEIIVDEHGDRRFVFRNLRTGELSNAPWRLQDIEEGTVRQYAARMALQDMPLDESKVRWWGNLGYMRPMRKQVDLVYRDENGIDHIYYAARRDELSGEWRELLDEYGDV; encoded by the coding sequence ATGTCGCAAAATGGGAATGGTTCGTCAGGGGGAATGCGGTGGTTTCGAGCAGATTTGCACATTCATACTCCTGCTTCAGAAGACTATGCGGAACCAGAAGTCACATTTCTTGACATTCTGCAGGAGGCCGAACGACGAGGTCTCGATATCATCGCATTTACCGATCACAACACAGTTCGTGGATATGAATTGATGCGTCAGGAGATCGAGTTTCTCCAGACGCTCGAACGGCAGCAACGCATCACAGAAGAGGAACAGGTTCGTCTCAACGAGTACCGGCGTTTACTGGCGCATATTACGGTTCTGCCGGGGTTTGAATTCACATCGCACTATGGCGCGCACATTCTGGGAATCTTTGCTCCTGATCGCCCGATCAGTCTGATCGAGGCGACGCTGTTGCAACTCGGCGTGCCGCCGGATCTGCTCAAAAAGGGCGCCTGTTCGATTGCCGATACGCGGCATGTGACCGACGCCTACGAGATCATCAATCGCGCTGGCGGCATTGTGATCGCCCCCCACGCGAACGGACCGAACGGGGTCATTACCGAAACGCTGCGGATGGGTACCAGCGGTCAGGCGCGGGTTGCGGCAACGCAGCATCCGGCGCTCCACGCGCTCGAATTCATCAACTTCTACACCGACCACGAGAAGTTTACGTCACCAACGTTCTACAACGGCAAGACGGAGCACTATGAGCGTCGCATGTTCTGCATCCAGGGTTCGGATGCGCACCGACTGCGGCGGGTGAATGCCGGTGAGGGGAATGGCTGGCATCGCCATGGCATTGGCGACCGGTATGTTGAGTTGCTCCTGCCGGCGCCGACGTTTCAGGCATTGAAGGAACTGTTCGGTTCACAGGATTTCGATCGGGTGCGCGTTCCCAAGCGCGATCAGAAACAGTGGGAGATCGATACGCTCCGCTTCGGCGCTCAGAGTGATCGGCAGGTGTTGCGTGCGGAGACCGATGCCGAGACGCTCTGGCAGGATGTCGCAGCGCTGGCGAATGTCGGCGGTGGAACACTGATCGTCGGCGGCACGGGCGCCGAACTGACCGGCGTCGAGCATCCCGACCAGTTGAGCGAAATGTTGCGGCGCAGCGTGCAGGAAAACCTGACGCCTCAGCCATACCTGATATTTGAACTGATCGCGTATGAAGGGCGCGATCTGCTGCGCGTCGAAGTGCGTGCCACCGAGTCACCGCCGTATGTCGGGCGCAACGGTGTGATCTACACCCGTCAGGAAGGCAAGACGGTGATAGCCGATCGCGCCGAGATTATTCAACTCTGCCGGCGCGCATTAGCGGAAGGCGCTGCCACACCGCTCGACAATGGGCAGGAACTGGACCTGCCGCGCAGCGGCGTGGAGATCGTCGATGCGCAGAAACGGGCAGGCGTCTGGTTATACGAAGTGCGCGACCTGCGCACCACCTCAGGCGTCACGCGCGATCATGCGCAGGGACTGTGGGCATATGCCATCAGCCGGTACGAGGATGTGCGCGAAGGACGGATCGACCTGCAAAGCCAGGTGAAGTGGAAGGGGCGTTTGGGATTGTGGCGCGCCTATCGTCAGGGAAATCGCACCAAGTACGACCTGGTGCATCGTGATGTCAATGGCGTCATCGACCATATCTTTTTTGGCGTCTCGGATTGGGGGTTGAGTCCTGCCTGGCAGGCGTTGATCAGTGATCGCGCCGGTGATGCAATCGAACATGAGCCGCGTTCGTTCGGCGACGATGCACCACCCGGCGATCCGGATCAGTTCGAAGAACCGGGTCATAGTGAGGCGCCCTGGGGCGACCGACGCCCGCGCTGGCGGGGGCGCGGCGGGGTCTGGCGCATCGGACGCGATGCGCAGGGCAATGTCTATTTCGATCTGATGATGCGCAGCAAAGAGGGGGACGAGATCAAGGAATACCCCGGCGTGCCCCGCGAGAAATTGACCGAGGCGTGGATGAATCTGATTCGCGTGCCACGTCCACGCACCGGCATCGAGGTCGTCGAAATCATCGTTGATGAGCACGGTGATCGTCGCTTCGTCTTCCGCAATCTGCGCACCGGCGAACTGAGCAATGCGCCATGGCGCCTCCAGGATATCGAGGAGGGAACGGTGCGACAGTACGCCGCACGCATGGCATTGCAGGATATGCCGCTCGATGAGAGCAAAGTGCGCTGGTGGGGCAATCTGGGGTATATGCGTCCGATGCGCAAGCAGGTCGATCTGGTCTACCGTGATGAGAACGGCATCGACCATATCTACTACGCTGCGCGGCGCGATGAGTTGTCGGGCGAGTGGCGCGAACTCCTCGATGAGTATGGCGATGTGTAG
- a CDS encoding tetratricopeptide repeat protein, whose amino-acid sequence MSDVDLARWLYEGALALSEGRREEARRLLMQVIEHDEQNEQAWLWLSGAVDDPADQQIALENVLAINPRNAAAQAGLAWLRDQGRSASASEPIPVAPATPHDRSGPWVPPPPYDENDVVEIMCWQCQATLYSVAPFCWQCHAPVHSCNNCVFRDDPRCKPLQGLTNPLAWAAVNECPWWRPAAQR is encoded by the coding sequence ATGAGCGACGTTGACCTGGCGCGATGGCTCTACGAAGGCGCGCTGGCGCTGAGCGAAGGACGACGCGAAGAAGCGCGTCGCCTGCTCATGCAGGTCATCGAGCATGACGAGCAGAATGAGCAGGCGTGGCTCTGGTTGAGCGGGGCAGTGGATGATCCGGCGGATCAGCAGATCGCGCTGGAGAATGTGCTGGCGATCAACCCGCGCAATGCTGCTGCTCAGGCGGGGCTGGCGTGGTTGCGTGATCAGGGTCGCAGCGCTTCCGCGTCCGAGCCGATACCTGTCGCGCCTGCCACGCCGCACGACCGGTCGGGTCCGTGGGTTCCGCCGCCGCCGTATGACGAGAATGACGTCGTCGAGATCATGTGCTGGCAATGTCAGGCGACGCTTTACAGCGTTGCACCGTTCTGCTGGCAGTGCCATGCGCCGGTGCATTCATGCAACAACTGTGTGTTCCGCGATGACCCGCGGTGCAAACCGTTGCAGGGACTGACCAACCCCCTGGCGTGGGCAGCGGTCAACGAGTGCCCGTGGTGGCGACCTGCGGCGCAGCGTTGA
- a CDS encoding nicotinate phosphoribosyltransferase encodes MSIFDNRRLTNETFKLDAERMRTGWYSDKYFENIVGMLSALAKRGYRFGGISPRLANAGIPLHDVDIGNIEVEMQWFTRRRPFSVVAGVDKALAMLQLCTGYFDDQGNFVNTYDQLEVDAVHDGVIVRYDGDPLNVQPVLRVRGRYRDFALLETPTLGTLTRATRIATNVYNVLVAARGKPVLFFPARFDAHEVQAADGYAYNIAVQRFNLDYGKTLGAFISTDAQGDWWGGFGGGTIAHAAIAAFLGDTVECMLAFAETRPIEIPRIALIDFENDCIGTTLAVMDAMFQRYRELMDSGQTTEARRYKLFGVRPDTSDKLRDVSVPPLGNRKLDMGVTPRLVFYLRQAIDDAWKRWTLPPEWVQPAQQWCRDVKIVATGGFGPKKIRRFEELGVPVDIYGVGSSLFSNSDEEGTNNDFTADVVRVKIGDTWYDMAKVGRRACDNPDLQRVQTPQR; translated from the coding sequence ATGAGTATCTTCGACAACCGTCGCCTGACGAACGAGACGTTCAAACTCGATGCCGAACGGATGCGAACCGGATGGTACTCCGACAAGTACTTCGAGAACATTGTTGGCATGCTGAGCGCACTGGCGAAGCGTGGCTACCGTTTCGGCGGCATCTCGCCACGGCTGGCGAACGCTGGCATTCCGCTTCACGATGTCGATATCGGCAACATCGAGGTCGAAATGCAATGGTTCACCCGTCGTCGTCCCTTCTCGGTCGTTGCAGGGGTCGATAAGGCGCTGGCGATGCTGCAACTCTGCACCGGCTACTTCGACGACCAGGGCAACTTTGTCAATACCTACGACCAGCTCGAAGTTGATGCCGTCCACGACGGCGTGATCGTGCGCTACGACGGCGATCCGCTCAATGTTCAACCGGTGTTGCGCGTGCGCGGTCGATACCGGGATTTTGCGCTTCTGGAAACGCCGACTCTCGGTACGCTCACCCGCGCCACACGGATCGCCACGAATGTCTACAATGTGCTGGTGGCGGCGCGCGGCAAGCCGGTGCTCTTCTTTCCGGCGCGCTTCGACGCCCACGAGGTGCAGGCAGCGGATGGTTATGCCTACAACATTGCGGTCCAGCGCTTTAATCTCGACTATGGCAAGACCCTCGGCGCCTTCATCTCGACCGATGCACAGGGCGACTGGTGGGGTGGATTCGGCGGCGGCACGATTGCTCATGCCGCAATTGCGGCATTTCTCGGCGATACGGTCGAGTGTATGCTGGCATTTGCCGAAACGCGCCCGATCGAGATACCGCGGATTGCGCTGATCGACTTCGAGAACGACTGCATCGGCACGACGCTAGCGGTGATGGATGCCATGTTCCAGCGGTACCGCGAACTGATGGACAGCGGTCAGACGACGGAGGCGCGGCGCTACAAACTGTTTGGCGTGCGCCCCGACACCAGCGACAAACTGCGCGATGTGAGCGTGCCGCCGCTTGGCAATCGCAAACTGGATATGGGAGTGACGCCGCGCCTGGTCTTCTACCTGCGGCAGGCGATTGATGACGCCTGGAAACGCTGGACGCTGCCGCCGGAATGGGTGCAACCGGCGCAACAGTGGTGCCGTGACGTAAAAATCGTCGCAACGGGCGGTTTCGGTCCGAAGAAGATCCGGCGCTTCGAGGAACTTGGGGTGCCGGTGGACATCTACGGCGTGGGGTCGTCGCTCTTCTCCAACAGCGATGAAGAGGGCACGAACAACGATTTTACCGCCGATGTGGTGCGGGTGAAGATCGGCGACACCTGGTACGATATGGCGAAGGTCGGGCGGCGCGCCTGCGACAACCCAGACCTGCAGCGCGTCCAGACGCCTCAACGCTGA
- a CDS encoding ABC transporter ATP-binding protein, giving the protein MSAGSEIVLEARNITKRFPGVVANENVSLKLHRGEVLALLGENGAGKTTLMNILYGMYHQDSGEVLIRGEPVRISGPSDSIRRGIGMVHQHFMLVPVFTVAENIILGAETGNGLFLDLNVARQQIRELSQQYNLAVDPDAYVKDLSVGQQQRVEIIKALYRKADILILDEPTAVLTPQETEELFAIIRSLTARGASVIFISHKLKEVLAIADRIMVLRRGRVVGETTPREATERSLAEMMVGRSVMLEVEKGEAHPGAPVLTLDHVTVLDDRGQQAVNEVSLEVHAGEILGIAGVQGNGQTELVEAITGLRPVRSGRVLINGRNVTNASPRRISETGCAHVPEDRQEDGLVLTYSVADNLVLNTYYMPPFAHGIVRDDRAILDHASQLIERYDVRTPGPLTPVSALSGGNKQKVIIARELSREGRLLIAAQPTRGIDVGSIEFIHQQIIAERDRGAAVLLVSAELDEIMALSDRIAVMYHGKIVATLPAASATREELGLLMAGAQPTNVSHEAVTDGRVTVNAQR; this is encoded by the coding sequence ATGAGCGCCGGGTCTGAGATTGTTCTTGAAGCACGCAATATCACCAAACGTTTTCCCGGTGTGGTCGCCAACGAGAACGTTAGCCTGAAACTGCATCGCGGCGAGGTGCTGGCGCTCCTCGGCGAGAATGGCGCCGGTAAGACGACGCTGATGAATATCCTCTACGGCATGTACCATCAGGACTCAGGCGAGGTGTTGATCCGTGGCGAGCCAGTGCGGATCAGCGGACCAAGCGACTCGATCAGGCGCGGGATCGGCATGGTTCATCAGCACTTTATGCTCGTGCCGGTCTTTACCGTTGCAGAAAATATCATCCTCGGCGCAGAAACCGGCAACGGTCTCTTCCTCGACCTCAACGTCGCCCGCCAGCAGATCCGTGAACTGTCGCAGCAGTATAACCTCGCCGTCGATCCCGATGCGTATGTGAAAGATCTCTCGGTCGGTCAGCAGCAACGGGTCGAGATCATCAAAGCGCTCTACCGCAAAGCCGACATCCTGATTCTCGATGAGCCGACGGCAGTGCTGACGCCGCAGGAAACTGAAGAACTCTTCGCAATCATTCGTTCGCTGACGGCGCGTGGCGCATCGGTCATTTTCATTTCACACAAGTTGAAGGAAGTGCTGGCGATTGCCGACCGGATTATGGTGCTCCGGCGCGGACGGGTCGTCGGTGAGACGACGCCGCGTGAAGCCACCGAACGCAGTCTGGCGGAAATGATGGTGGGTCGCAGCGTTATGCTGGAGGTTGAGAAGGGGGAAGCGCATCCCGGCGCGCCGGTGCTGACCCTCGATCACGTAACGGTGCTCGACGATCGGGGGCAGCAGGCGGTCAACGAGGTTTCGCTCGAAGTCCATGCTGGCGAAATCCTGGGGATCGCCGGCGTTCAGGGGAATGGTCAGACCGAACTGGTCGAGGCGATCACCGGTTTGCGCCCGGTTCGTTCGGGGCGGGTGCTGATCAATGGGCGCAATGTAACGAATGCGTCACCCCGTCGCATCAGCGAAACCGGGTGCGCGCACGTCCCGGAGGATCGCCAGGAAGATGGGTTGGTGCTGACCTACAGCGTCGCCGACAATCTGGTGCTCAATACGTACTACATGCCGCCGTTTGCGCACGGCATCGTGCGCGATGATCGCGCGATCCTTGACCATGCCAGCCAGTTGATTGAACGCTACGACGTGCGCACGCCCGGTCCGTTGACGCCGGTATCGGCGCTCTCCGGCGGTAACAAGCAAAAGGTCATTATTGCGCGCGAACTTTCGCGCGAGGGGCGCCTGTTGATTGCTGCCCAGCCCACCCGTGGCATTGATGTCGGCTCAATCGAGTTCATTCACCAGCAGATCATCGCCGAACGCGACCGGGGCGCCGCCGTGCTGCTCGTATCGGCGGAACTCGACGAGATTATGGCGCTCTCCGACCGGATTGCTGTGATGTACCACGGGAAGATCGTGGCGACCCTCCCTGCCGCCAGCGCCACGCGCGAGGAGTTGGGGCTGCTTATGGCAGGCGCGCAACCAACGAATGTTTCACACGAAGCGGTCACCGACGGGCGCGTAACGGTCAACGCTCAGCGTTGA
- a CDS encoding ABC transporter permease, with product MQITGSMARPAAARIPWLTIGAWGALAILVLIAYMRAPQATTAVLTSTIRQSTPIILGALAGIMCERSGVINIGIEGMMLISAFLGFLFNVWTGDLLLATLGALLVGAAVGAFHALMAITLKVDQIIAGTVINILAVGTTGYFYQQGLTTRGKLTPVSIPFLADIPIIGPVFFSNPPITYASLILIIVIHALLFRTAWGLRTRAVGEHPAAADTVGIAVNRVRYINVIIGGMLAGLAGAFLTLESVGSFERNMTNGRGFVSLAVMIFGKWTPFGAWGGSLLFGFANAMQSQIQFLKNQLPPWLAWIGDLPPQFIGMLPYVLTIAVLAGFVGRARPPAAIGKVYEKE from the coding sequence ATGCAGATCACCGGTAGTATGGCGCGACCGGCAGCGGCGCGGATTCCCTGGCTGACGATCGGGGCGTGGGGCGCGCTGGCGATCCTGGTGCTGATTGCCTATATGCGCGCACCGCAGGCGACAACCGCTGTGCTTACCTCGACAATCCGCCAGTCTACGCCGATCATTCTCGGCGCACTGGCAGGCATCATGTGTGAACGGTCGGGCGTGATCAACATCGGCATCGAAGGAATGATGCTGATCTCCGCCTTTCTCGGCTTTCTGTTCAATGTGTGGACCGGTGATTTGCTCCTGGCGACACTCGGCGCATTGCTGGTCGGCGCAGCGGTCGGTGCGTTCCACGCGCTGATGGCGATCACCCTCAAGGTCGATCAGATTATCGCCGGTACGGTAATCAATATCCTGGCAGTCGGAACGACCGGCTATTTCTACCAGCAGGGGTTGACAACCCGTGGGAAGTTGACTCCGGTGAGCATTCCTTTCCTCGCCGACATTCCAATCATCGGTCCGGTCTTCTTCAGCAATCCGCCGATCACCTATGCCTCGCTGATCCTCATCATTGTCATTCACGCGCTCCTGTTTCGCACTGCCTGGGGATTGCGCACCCGCGCCGTCGGCGAGCATCCGGCGGCTGCTGATACGGTTGGCATTGCGGTCAATCGGGTGCGCTACATCAATGTCATCATCGGCGGCATGCTCGCAGGGCTTGCGGGCGCCTTTCTTACACTCGAGTCGGTCGGCTCGTTCGAGCGCAATATGACCAATGGACGCGGTTTCGTGTCGCTGGCGGTGATGATCTTTGGGAAGTGGACGCCGTTCGGTGCGTGGGGCGGTTCATTGCTGTTTGGGTTTGCGAATGCAATGCAATCGCAGATCCAGTTTCTCAAAAATCAACTGCCGCCCTGGCTGGCGTGGATCGGCGATCTTCCGCCGCAGTTCATCGGGATGCTGCCGTATGTGTTGACGATTGCCGTGCTGGCAGGGTTCGTCGGTCGCGCCCGTCCGCCCGCAGCGATCGGAAAAGTGTATGAGAAGGAATAA
- a CDS encoding ABC transporter permease: MERAESQSPPRMDRRIQIWGMVRAAIVPMASVVVALVIGAAIIALSGANPLVAYSALFEGGLGSGRAFSRTLEKATPLIFGGLAVSLAFKCGLFNIGAQGQLLLGAVFAAFIGFSLPGLPSALHIPLALLVGALLGALWAAIAGALKAFTGAHEVITTIMLNFVAFNLTDWLADGPWKDRTPGNIVARTPAVAPEARLPDIAGAPLGIILAVLAAIAVWWLIWRTTIGFELRTVGQNASAAKYAGISVRRMTVLAMVASGFLAGLGGAVETLGVVGRFQPGFNVGLGFNAITIALLARTNPIAVIPASLLIGMMQAGASRMQFNSGVASEIIDVILALILFFVAADSLIRRVLRLRAEEGERVTLSSGWGS; this comes from the coding sequence ATGGAACGTGCTGAGTCGCAATCTCCCCCCCGGATGGATCGCCGGATTCAGATATGGGGTATGGTGCGTGCCGCTATTGTGCCGATGGCGTCGGTGGTTGTCGCGCTGGTGATCGGCGCCGCGATTATTGCACTCTCCGGGGCGAATCCGCTCGTGGCGTACAGCGCGTTGTTCGAAGGCGGGCTGGGGAGTGGGCGGGCGTTCTCGCGCACGCTCGAAAAAGCGACGCCGCTGATCTTCGGCGGTCTGGCGGTATCGCTGGCGTTCAAGTGCGGTTTGTTCAACATTGGCGCCCAGGGACAGTTGCTCCTGGGCGCTGTGTTTGCGGCATTTATCGGTTTCAGCCTGCCGGGGCTTCCGTCTGCGCTGCACATCCCGCTGGCGCTGCTGGTCGGCGCGCTCCTGGGCGCCTTGTGGGCGGCGATTGCCGGTGCGCTCAAAGCGTTCACCGGGGCGCACGAGGTGATCACGACGATTATGCTCAACTTCGTCGCCTTCAATCTGACCGACTGGCTGGCGGATGGACCCTGGAAGGATCGCACGCCGGGGAATATCGTGGCGCGTACCCCGGCGGTTGCGCCCGAAGCGCGCCTGCCCGATATTGCCGGGGCGCCGCTGGGGATCATCCTGGCAGTGCTGGCGGCGATTGCGGTCTGGTGGCTGATCTGGCGCACCACGATCGGTTTTGAGTTGCGCACGGTCGGGCAGAATGCCAGCGCGGCAAAGTATGCCGGCATTTCGGTGCGCCGGATGACCGTGCTGGCGATGGTTGCCAGCGGATTTCTCGCCGGGCTGGGCGGCGCCGTCGAAACGCTGGGTGTGGTCGGGCGGTTTCAGCCGGGGTTCAATGTCGGGCTTGGGTTCAATGCCATCACCATTGCACTGCTGGCGCGCACCAATCCGATTGCGGTCATCCCGGCATCGCTGCTGATCGGCATGATGCAGGCGGGCGCCAGTCGTATGCAGTTCAATTCGGGCGTGGCTTCCGAAATTATCGATGTTATCCTGGCGTTGATCCTGTTCTTCGTCGCTGCCGACAGCCTTATTCGCCGGGTGCTGCGCCTCCGCGCCGAAGAGGGCGAACGGGTGACGCTGAGCAGCGGTTGGGGATCGTAG